A single region of the Brassica rapa cultivar Chiifu-401-42 chromosome A03, CAAS_Brap_v3.01, whole genome shotgun sequence genome encodes:
- the LOC103862453 gene encoding chaperone protein dnaJ 11, chloroplastic — protein MLSSSPTSFTHPFLSTSPPLSPISPPSRSPRLPPPLVSASCSYTCTEDPPRLHQIPRRTTPANASLYEILEVPRGATSQDIKSAYRRLARICHPDVAAGTDRSNSSADEFMKIHAAYCTLSDPDKRSVYDRRMLRRSRPLTVSTSGMGSYVGRNWETDQCW, from the coding sequence ATGCTTTCTTCGTCTCCAACCTCCTTCACTCATCCATTCCTCTCCACGTCTCCGCCTCTCTCCCCCATATCTCCGCCGTCTCGCTCACCTCGCCTCCCGCCTCCTCTCGTCTCCGCCTCTTGCTCCTACACCTGCACGGAGGATCCGCCGAGGCTGCACCAGATCCCGCGGCGAACGACGCCGGCGAACGCTTCGCTCTACGAGATTCTAGAGGTTCCTCGCGGCGCGACGAGCCAGGATATCAAATCGGCTTACCGGAGGTTGGCTAGGATCTGCCACCCCGACGTGGCGGCGGGAACCGATCGGAGTAACTCTTCGGCGGATGAGTTCATGAAGATCCACGCGGCGTACTGTACGCTCTCTGATCCTGACAAACGCTCTGTTTACGATCGGAGGATGCTTCGTCGGAGCCGTCCGTTGACCGTCAGCACCTCCGGGATGGGCAGTTACGTCGGACGGAACTGGGAAACCGATCAGTGCTGGTAG
- the LOC103862454 gene encoding transcription factor bHLH11 isoform X1, whose protein sequence is MEQTKKLKTSSEFSLSDESSASSSSIRPEKMVEVKKEPVSSLKKADRERIRRDKLNEQFLELGNALDPNRPKSDKASILIDTIQTLKDLMTQVDRLKAEHVTLSQESRELIQEKSELREEKTSLKSDIDILNAQYQHRVRTMVPWIPHYPYPVPLVAITQCPVSTLPFPLYGTRNPAPLPSPSSTFMPYSAEQKDDAGLELELKIHASSSGQEDVYGKEKKGNLTNTASSSNSYSSSQAVSDGVM, encoded by the exons ATGGAGCAAACCAAGAAGCTCAAAACTTCTTCTGAGTTCTCCTTATCTGATGAAtcctcagcttcttcttcttcaatcag GCCTGAGAAAATGGTGGAAGTTAAGAAGGAGCCAGTTTCTTCCCTTAAGAAGGCAGACCGAGAGAGGATCCGTAGAGATAAGCTCAATGAACAGTTTCTTGAGCTCGGAAATGCACttg ATCCCAATAGGCCAAAGAGTGACAAAGCCTCAATTCTCATCGACACAATACAAACCCTGAAAGATTTAATGACTCAAGTTGATAGACTAAAGGCTGAGCATGTCACACTTTCTCAAGAGTCTCGTGAG CTAATTCAAGAGAAGAGCGAGCTGAGAGAGGAGAAAACATCTCTTAAATCCGACATTGATATTCTTAATGCTCAATATCAACATAGAGTCAGAACCATGGTCCCATGGATTCCACATTACCCTTATCCTGTCCCTCTAGTTGCAATAACTCAGTGTCCAGTCTCCACTCTGCCTTTTCCACTCTATGGTACGCGAAACCCTGCACCTTTACCTAGCCCATCCTCTACCTTTATGCCCTATTCAGCCGAACAAAAAGATGATGCTGGTTTAGAGCTTGAGCTTAAAATCCATGCCTCTTCTTCAGGTCAAGAG GATGTTTATGGTAAAGAGAAGAAAGGAAACTTGACAAACACTGCAAGCTCATCTAATAGTTACTCATCATCTCAAGCTGTTTCAGATGGTGTAATGTAA
- the LOC103862454 gene encoding transcription factor bHLH11 isoform X2, which translates to MVEVKKEPVSSLKKADRERIRRDKLNEQFLELGNALDPNRPKSDKASILIDTIQTLKDLMTQVDRLKAEHVTLSQESRELIQEKSELREEKTSLKSDIDILNAQYQHRVRTMVPWIPHYPYPVPLVAITQCPVSTLPFPLYGTRNPAPLPSPSSTFMPYSAEQKDDAGLELELKIHASSSGQEDVYGKEKKGNLTNTASSSNSYSSSQAVSDGVM; encoded by the exons ATGGTGGAAGTTAAGAAGGAGCCAGTTTCTTCCCTTAAGAAGGCAGACCGAGAGAGGATCCGTAGAGATAAGCTCAATGAACAGTTTCTTGAGCTCGGAAATGCACttg ATCCCAATAGGCCAAAGAGTGACAAAGCCTCAATTCTCATCGACACAATACAAACCCTGAAAGATTTAATGACTCAAGTTGATAGACTAAAGGCTGAGCATGTCACACTTTCTCAAGAGTCTCGTGAG CTAATTCAAGAGAAGAGCGAGCTGAGAGAGGAGAAAACATCTCTTAAATCCGACATTGATATTCTTAATGCTCAATATCAACATAGAGTCAGAACCATGGTCCCATGGATTCCACATTACCCTTATCCTGTCCCTCTAGTTGCAATAACTCAGTGTCCAGTCTCCACTCTGCCTTTTCCACTCTATGGTACGCGAAACCCTGCACCTTTACCTAGCCCATCCTCTACCTTTATGCCCTATTCAGCCGAACAAAAAGATGATGCTGGTTTAGAGCTTGAGCTTAAAATCCATGCCTCTTCTTCAGGTCAAGAG GATGTTTATGGTAAAGAGAAGAAAGGAAACTTGACAAACACTGCAAGCTCATCTAATAGTTACTCATCATCTCAAGCTGTTTCAGATGGTGTAATGTAA
- the LOC103862455 gene encoding calcium-dependent protein kinase 18, translating into MGLCFSSPKATRHGTNHPNPNPPPDIPKPQSQGKGREKVCNQNKKKTKNNKTQWRHVGGTLFGKRIDFGYARDFDNRYTIGKLLGHGQFGFTYAATDNNNEDRVAVKRIDKAKMTQPIEIEDVKREVKILQALGGHENVVGFHNVFEDKNYVYIVMELCEGGELLDRILSKKDSRYTEKDAAVVVRQMLKVAAECHLRGLVHRDMKPENFLFKSTEENSSLKATDFGLSDFIKPGMKFQDIVGSAYYVAPEVLKRRSGPESDVWSIGVITYILLCGRRPFWDKTQNGIFNEVMRKKPDFETTPWPTISDGAKDFVKKLLVKEPRARLTAAQALSHSWVREGGEASEIPIDISVLENMRQFVKFSRLKQIALKALATTIDEDELDDLRDQFDAIDIDKNGSISLEEMRQALAKDLPWKLKDARVAEILQAIDSNTDGLVDFTEFVVATLHVNQLEEHDSDKWEQRSRAAFEKFDVDRDGFITPEELRLQTGLKGSIEPLLEEADVDKDGRISIHEFRRLLRSASLKPRTVKSPPGYQLSRKM; encoded by the exons ATGGGTCTCTGTTTCTCTTCACCTAAGGCCACCAGACATGGAACCAATCACCCAAACCCTAATCCACCTCCAGATATACCTAAACCGCAATCTCAGGGGAAAGGGAGAGAGAAGGTTTGTAatcaaaacaagaagaagacgaagaataACAAGACCCAGTGGAGGCACGTAGGAGGGACTCTATTTGGTAAGCGCATCGATTTTGGATACGCCAGGGATTTCGATAATAGATACACCATCGGGAAATTGCTCGGACACGGCCAGTTTGGTTTTACATACGCTGCCACCGACAACAACAACGAGGATCGTGTAGCCGTCAAGAGAATAGACAAGGCCAAG ATGACTCAACCGATTGAAATCGAAGATGTGAAGCGAGAGGTTAAGATACTACAAGCTTTAGGTGGGCATGAGAATGTGGTTGGGTTTCACAATGTGTTTGAAGACAAAAACTATGTTTATATAGTGATGGA GTTATGTGAAGGTGGTGAACTGCTAGATCGAATATTATCAAA GAAAGATAGCCGTTACACCGAGAAAGATGCGGCGGTTGTGGTGAGACAAATGTTGAAAGTTGCAGCCGAGTGTCATTTACGTGGTCTAGTTCACCGTGATATGAAGCCAGAG AACTTTCTGTTCAAATCAACAGAAGAAAATTCGTCTCTAAAGGCTACAGACTTCGGTTTGTCAGATTTCATAAAGCCTG GAATGAAGTTCCAGGACATAGTAGGAAGTGCTTATTACGTTGCACCTGAAGTGTTGAAACGTAGGTCAGGACCTGAATCAGATGTTTGGAGTATAGGTGTCATAACTTACATTCTGCTCTGTGGAAGAAGACCCTTTTGGGATAAGACACAAAATGGGATATTCAATGAG GTCATGAGAAAGAAACCTGACTTTGAAACAACCCCGTGGCCAACCATTAGCGACGGTGCCAAAGATTTTGTGAAGAAGTTATTAGTAAAGGAGCCGAGGGCACGGTTAACAGCAGCTCAAGCACTAT CACACTCATGGGTGAGAGAAGGAGGAGAGGCCTCCGAGATTCCAATAGACATATCTGTTCTTGAAAACATGCGTCAGTTTGTGAAGTTCAGCCGCCTTAAGCAGATAGCTCTGAAG GCTCTAGCGACGACAATTGATGAAGATGAGCTGGATGATCTCAGAGACCAGTTTGATGCGATTGACATTGACAAGAACGGTTCCATTAGCCTTGAGGAGATGAGGCAg GCCCTTGCGAAAGATCTTCCTTGGAAGCTGAAGGATGCAAGAGTAGCTGAGATTCTTCAAGCA ATTGATAGCAACACTGATGGTTTAGTGGACTTCACTGAGTTTGTGGTGGCTACTTTGCACGTGAATCAACTAGAGGAGCATGACTCTGACAAGTGGGAGCAGAGGTCAAGGGCAGCATTTGAAAAGTTTGACGTAGACAGAGATGGGTTTATAACACCAGAGGAACTAAGATTG CAAACGGGTTTGAAAGGCTCCATAGAACCACTTCTTGAAGAGGCTGACGTTGATAAAGATGGGAGAATCAGCATCCATGAGTTTCGCAGACTCTTGAGATCTGCAAGCCTCAAGCCAAGAACTGTCAAAAGCCCTCCTGGTTACCAGCTTTCTCGAAAAATGTAA
- the LOC103862456 gene encoding auxin-responsive protein SAUR50-like, which produces MVTKKSNKVSACQAASLKKILKRCSSLGKKNQGNDVPKGHFPVYVGQYRSRYVVPISWLAHPEFQSLLQLAEEEFGFEHDMGLTIPCDEVVFQSLISMF; this is translated from the coding sequence ATGGTGACAAAGAAGTCGAACAAAGTGTCAGCGTGTCAAGCAGCATCtctaaagaaaatattaaagagATGCTCAAGTCTTGGAAAGAAGAACCAAGGTAACGACGTGCCAAAAGGTCACTTCCCGGTCTACGTTGGTCAGTACCGGAGTCGTTACGTGGTGCCAATCTCATGGCTAGCTCATCCTGAGTTTCAGTCACTCCTCCAACTAGCTGAGGAAGAGTTTGGGTTCGAGCACGACATGGGTCTTACTATCCCTTGTGATGAAGTTGTCTTTCAATCACTCATCTCCATGTTTTGA